One window from the genome of Neospora caninum Liverpool complete genome, chromosome VI encodes:
- a CDS encoding putative TCP-1/cpn60 chaperonin family protein, whose amino-acid sequence MARKAKRLILADECRNQLLEGIEAVAGAVRVTLGPRGRNVLLEREYGPPMIVNDGVTIARNIELKSRAHNAGAKLVQEVASTSDEWAGDGTSSTTILTAEIARQGVDHVNKGHNPIPLQRGIQRAAKVMMEEVKRLAKPVEGMNDLLNIATVATSGNVAMGQVIAKSFDKLGRHAAIVLEDNPALEDTLEFTEGYTFERGFSSPYFLVGEDRDIIEWQNPSILVCDYKIETAQSILPILEHFVRTKAPLVLIAEDFGPEVLQTCIINRMRQLLKVVTIRAPSFGERRKEYLRDIAVATNAQLISRDLGLPLEEATPANVGNAASIVVRKDRTSILTRPEYQPSIKDRVAQLQKELEVSTSKFDREKLGERIAALSGGIARIMIGASTETEQKEKRLRYEDSINAVRAALETGYVPGGGVTYLALSTDEFYSKIVAEIEEAAKTEMTCDGDEPVGAAAEVVDEMEGEIELQKAGAKIVVDSMKSITKQIADNAGVNGDKVVRAILTSGKPFGFGWNAKTNKFGDMISQGVIDPAKVIISAIEHSTSVAGLVLTTEGMMVEEEEPEKNLRDVPDLPMA is encoded by the exons GCACGCAAGGCGAAACGGCTCATTTTAGCCGATGAATGTCGCAATCAGCTCCTTGAAGGCATAGAAGCTGTGGCCGGAGCAGTTAGG GTCACATTAGGGCCCCGAGGGCGTAACGTCTTACTGGAGAGAGAATATGGGCCGCCCATGATAGTCAATGATGGTGTCACCATCGCAAGAAATATTGAGCTTAAGAGTCGTGCTCACAACGCCGGTGCAAAGTTAGTGCAGGAGGTTGCATCGACTTCGGATGAGTGGGCAGGAGACGGCACATCCTCCACGACTATCCTCACGGCTGAAATAGCACGCCAG GGCGTGGACCACGTCAACAAAGGACACAATCCAATTCCTCTGCAACGCGGCATTCAAAGAGCTGCGAAAGTGATGATGGAGGAAGTAAAGCGTTTGGCCAAACCTGTCGAAGGAATGAACGATCTGCTGAATATTGCGACTGTGGCGACTAGTGGCAATGTGGCTATGGGCCAGGTGATAGCTAAATCGTTCGACAAACTCGGCCGACATGCCGCTATCGTGCTGGAGGACAACCCCGCCCTTGAGGACACG CTGGAGTTCACGGAAGGGTATACCTTCGAAAGaggcttttcttcgccgtaCTTCCTTGTGGGAGAGGATCGCGACATTATAGAGTGGCAAAATCCGTCTATTCTGGTTTGCGACTACAAGATAGAGACAGCCCAAAGCATCCTCCCCATTTTGGAACACTTTGTGCGAACAAAGGCGCCACTTGTGCTTATTGCTGAAGATTTCGGCCCCGAAGTTCTACAAACGTGCATCATCAATCGGATGCGTCAACTCCTGAAAGTG GTGACGATACGCGCACCGTCATTCGGAGAGCGACGTAAAGAATACTTGCGAGATATTGCCGTCGCGACTAATGCCCAACTCATTTCTCGAGATTTGGGCTTACCGCTGGAAGAGGCCACTCCTGCTAATGTTGGGAACGCTGCAAGCATCGTCGTGCGGAAAGATCGCACGTCGATCCTTACAAGGCCAGAGTATCAACCAAGTATTAAGGACAG GGTCGCACAGTTGCAAAAGGAACTCGAGGTGTCGACGTCGAAGTTCGACCGCGAGAAGCTGGGTGAAAGGATTGCAGCTCTATCCGGCGGTATTGCCCGTATTATG ATCGGTGCGTCGACAGAAACCGaacagaaggagaagaggctgCGGTATGAGGACTCGATCAACGCCGTCCGTGCTGCCCTCGAGACTGGATACGTTCCTGGTGGGGGCGTCACCTATCTGGCCCTTTCCACGGACGAGTTCTACAGTAAAATAGTCGCGGAGATTGAGGAGGCTGCCAAAACTGAAATGACgtgcgacggagacgaaccAGTTGGTGCAGCAGCGGAAGTGGTTG ACGAGATGGAAGGAGAAATCGAGCTGCAAAAGGCAGGCGCTAAGATCGTAGTTGATTCCATGAAGTCCATCACCAAGCAAATAGCGGACAATGCTG GTGTAAATGGAGACAAGGTAGTCCGAGCAATTCTGACTTCAGGGAAACCGTTTGGCTTTGGATGGAATGCAAAGACGAACAAATTCGGGGATATGATCAGCCAGGGCGTGATCGATCCGGCAAAAGTCATCATCTCCGCCATTGAACACTCAACATCGGTTGCGGGTCTTGTCTTGACCACCGAAGGGATGATGgtggaggaggaggagccAGAAAAGAATTTACGTGATGTACCAGACCTGCCAATGGCATGA